From bacterium, the proteins below share one genomic window:
- the argS gene encoding arginine--tRNA ligase, protein MPDSSYFLTRCRDELVGILAAQGVAISPTEIRDVEGGIGADLAVPLFRIAKERGENSQALAERLAASVRLEGTRFTSAAALKGYLNMTFDRARFAREVIADFSRDPIRYGSSDAGAGRSIVIDYSSPNIAKPFSVGHLRSTIIGQALHNILSYLGYQVVGDNHLGDWGTQFGKLLCAFNRWGSEAELERNPTAHLLALYVRFHDEAKKNADLELEARDWFRRLETGDEQARSLWQRFVNFSTAEFGRIYDLLGVKFDSLRGESSYEDRLSGVISRALDSGVARREKPATAMATGGEEVGPDETVVILPLDDAGIEVPLILQKSDGTSLYATREIATAEYRLERWHPEKMLYVVGKEQELYFRQFSAALTKLGITVPCIHVTFGLVRLPEGRMSTREGRVVFLEDVIAEAVRRAEAVLQDRDIPPEEKARISRIVGIGAIKYADLSQSRIKEVVFDWNRMLALDGDSAPYLQYAYTRTRSILRKAPDFSASSFIPHPSSFALPEELALLKSIARFPDAIVAAAESYEPHRIAGRIYRLARDFSAFYDKAPVLKAETPELRGARLYLVEMTGKVIATGLALLGIEVTDRM, encoded by the coding sequence CGAATTGGTCGGCATTCTGGCGGCACAGGGCGTAGCTATCAGCCCGACCGAGATACGCGACGTCGAAGGTGGCATCGGCGCCGACCTGGCAGTTCCTCTCTTCCGTATCGCCAAAGAGCGCGGTGAGAATTCGCAGGCCCTGGCTGAACGACTGGCCGCGTCGGTCCGGCTCGAAGGAACACGATTCACGTCGGCAGCGGCGCTCAAGGGTTACCTGAACATGACCTTCGACCGGGCGAGATTCGCGCGGGAAGTCATCGCCGACTTCAGCCGTGACCCGATCCGGTACGGCAGTTCCGATGCCGGCGCGGGCCGCTCGATCGTCATCGACTACTCATCCCCGAACATAGCCAAGCCGTTTTCCGTCGGCCATCTCCGCTCGACCATCATCGGCCAGGCCCTGCACAACATTCTGAGCTACCTCGGGTATCAGGTCGTCGGCGACAACCACTTGGGCGATTGGGGAACCCAGTTCGGCAAGCTGCTGTGCGCGTTCAATCGCTGGGGCAGCGAAGCGGAACTGGAACGCAATCCGACCGCGCACCTGCTTGCCCTCTACGTCCGGTTCCACGACGAGGCAAAGAAGAACGCAGACCTCGAACTCGAAGCGCGGGACTGGTTCCGCCGGCTCGAAACCGGGGACGAGCAGGCCCGGTCGCTCTGGCAGCGCTTCGTCAACTTCAGCACCGCCGAGTTCGGCCGGATCTACGACCTGCTGGGGGTGAAGTTCGACTCGCTGCGCGGAGAGAGCTCGTACGAGGACCGCCTGAGCGGCGTCATCAGCCGCGCTCTCGATTCGGGCGTGGCCCGGCGCGAGAAGCCTGCGACCGCCATGGCTACGGGCGGGGAAGAAGTCGGCCCGGACGAAACCGTGGTCATCCTGCCCCTCGACGACGCCGGGATCGAGGTACCGCTCATCCTCCAGAAATCGGACGGCACCAGCCTCTACGCGACGCGGGAGATTGCCACCGCCGAATACCGTCTCGAACGCTGGCACCCGGAGAAGATGCTCTACGTCGTCGGTAAGGAGCAGGAGCTCTACTTCCGCCAGTTCAGCGCGGCGCTCACGAAGCTGGGCATCACTGTCCCCTGCATCCACGTCACGTTCGGACTGGTCCGGCTGCCCGAAGGCAGGATGTCAACGCGCGAGGGCCGGGTAGTATTCCTTGAAGACGTGATTGCGGAGGCAGTACGCCGGGCCGAGGCCGTGCTGCAGGACCGCGACATTCCGCCGGAAGAGAAGGCGCGAATCAGCCGCATCGTCGGCATCGGTGCCATCAAGTACGCCGACCTTTCCCAGAGCCGCATCAAAGAGGTGGTATTCGACTGGAACCGGATGCTCGCGCTCGACGGCGACTCCGCTCCCTATCTCCAGTACGCGTACACCCGCACGCGCTCAATCCTCCGTAAGGCTCCGGATTTCTCCGCTTCATCCTTCATCCCTCATCCTTCATCCTTTGCCCTGCCTGAAGAACTGGCCCTCTTGAAATCCATCGCCCGGTTTCCGGATGCCATCGTCGCTGCGGCCGAGTCGTATGAGCCGCATCGCATTGCCGGACGCATCTACCGTCTCGCCCGCGACTTCTCGGCCTTCTATGACAAGGCGCCGGTGCTCAAGGCCGAAACTCCCGAGCTCCGCGGCGCGCGGCTGTACCTTGTAGAGATGACGGGCAAGGTCATTGCGACCGGCCTCGCCCTGCTCGGCATCGAAGTCACTGACCGGATGTAG
- a CDS encoding DNRLRE domain-containing protein translates to MHVSRCKIQDTLKVPVLHVALCILTLALIGCNTRPVGYDQLSNRVSGASDTTLLPDSTASYMRYVPLGGSSLLYLGRDASYQSRIVMLFSIPDTMNLDSITSCQLVLHPVDTLARMNFICRPCSLAWLESGVSWQMADSSDHWLNPGGSFLPDTLASGTITGDSAMIDMKYAGLDSARRATIRTCGVILFPEDTGIVAIHAGVSTTSATSPRLRITYTSNGKQTQRIVNDVGDASLIDTIATQSEPGDLLVGSGVAYRTWLTFNIDSIPPQATIASAELKFRPMTLYRRTDTIILGASRLTQSFGQWGAGARYESVPSAASSYIVPADSDSTVTIDIRSMVQIWTSHSDTLHNFGLVLTAAPEWSALFRFQIPDRGADAPHLDIKYVLPPEDRFK, encoded by the coding sequence ATGCACGTTTCAAGATGCAAGATTCAAGATACCCTAAAGGTCCCTGTCTTGCACGTCGCGCTTTGCATCTTGACCCTTGCACTCATCGGCTGCAATACCCGACCGGTCGGCTACGACCAGCTCAGTAACCGCGTAAGCGGTGCCTCGGACACGACGCTGCTTCCGGATTCGACCGCCAGCTACATGCGCTACGTCCCGCTCGGCGGCTCCAGCCTGCTCTACCTCGGCCGCGATGCCTCCTACCAGTCGCGGATCGTGATGCTCTTCTCGATACCGGATACGATGAATCTCGACTCAATCACTTCCTGTCAGCTCGTTCTGCATCCGGTCGACACGCTGGCCCGGATGAACTTCATCTGCCGGCCCTGCTCCCTGGCGTGGCTGGAATCCGGCGTCTCGTGGCAGATGGCCGATTCGAGCGACCATTGGCTGAACCCGGGCGGCAGCTTCCTGCCTGATACGCTGGCGAGCGGCACGATAACCGGGGACAGCGCCATGATCGACATGAAATACGCGGGGCTGGACTCGGCTCGCCGCGCCACCATCCGCACCTGCGGCGTCATTCTTTTCCCGGAAGACACGGGCATCGTGGCCATCCACGCCGGCGTGAGCACTACCAGTGCCACCTCGCCGCGGCTGCGCATCACCTATACCAGCAACGGCAAGCAGACGCAGCGCATCGTCAACGACGTCGGCGACGCCAGCCTGATTGACACCATCGCCACACAGTCGGAGCCCGGCGACCTGCTGGTCGGCTCGGGAGTAGCGTACCGCACCTGGCTGACGTTCAACATCGACTCCATCCCTCCCCAGGCCACAATTGCCAGTGCCGAACTGAAGTTTCGCCCGATGACCCTGTATCGCCGCACCGACACCATTATCCTCGGCGCTTCGCGCCTGACCCAGTCATTCGGCCAGTGGGGAGCAGGCGCGAGGTACGAGAGCGTGCCGAGCGCCGCCTCCTCGTACATCGTGCCGGCGGACAGCGACTCAACGGTCACTATTGACATACGCTCGATGGTACAAATCTGGACCAGCCATTCCGACACCCTCCACAACTTCGGGCTGGTGCTGACGGCCGCACCGGAATGGTCGGCGCTCTTCCGATTCCAGATACCCGACCGCGGCGCCGATGCGCCCCATCTCGACATCAAGTACGTGCTGCCGCCGGAAGACAGATTCAAATGA
- the plsX gene encoding phosphate acyltransferase PlsX has protein sequence MKIALDAMGTDNAPAPELEGVALALDEWKDLEVVLVGRPGIIDAETIKGYSGRLELLPAEEVVGMHESPIEVVKRKRNCSIAVCMDLLKQGKVSGVVSAGNTGAIMAFAVTTLGVVPGVYRPSLAGLFPTLNGSTLVLDIGANVDCKPLQLLQFGIMGTTAASYLFKKANPSVGLLNIGQEDSKGNELAFEAYKLFKQHDLNFVGNVEGNSILKGDVDVVVCDGFVGNALLKYAEGLAEVLTGLLEQYLEPDSEHRTRRWRRWLSKPVLREFIERMDYQEHGGGLMLGVLGSVVVGHGRSSPRAIMNALRSAAKGAEDNLVEHIRRRFDQTVQPA, from the coding sequence ATGAAGATCGCCCTCGACGCCATGGGCACGGACAACGCGCCTGCCCCCGAACTCGAAGGGGTCGCGCTCGCGCTTGATGAGTGGAAAGACCTGGAGGTCGTGCTAGTCGGCAGACCGGGCATAATCGACGCCGAGACCATCAAAGGCTACTCAGGACGGCTGGAACTGCTCCCCGCCGAGGAAGTCGTCGGCATGCATGAGTCGCCCATCGAGGTGGTCAAGCGCAAGCGCAACTGCTCGATAGCGGTTTGCATGGACCTGCTGAAACAAGGCAAGGTTTCGGGCGTCGTCAGCGCCGGCAACACCGGCGCGATCATGGCCTTCGCGGTGACGACGCTGGGCGTGGTGCCGGGCGTCTATCGTCCCTCCCTGGCAGGCCTCTTCCCAACACTCAATGGCAGCACCCTTGTGCTCGACATCGGAGCCAACGTTGACTGCAAGCCACTGCAACTGCTCCAGTTCGGGATTATGGGCACGACCGCGGCCAGCTACCTGTTTAAGAAAGCCAATCCCTCGGTCGGACTCCTGAACATCGGCCAGGAGGACTCCAAGGGCAACGAGTTAGCATTCGAAGCCTACAAACTCTTCAAGCAGCACGACCTGAACTTCGTCGGTAACGTCGAGGGCAACTCCATTCTCAAGGGAGACGTCGACGTGGTCGTCTGCGACGGGTTCGTCGGCAACGCGCTGCTGAAGTACGCCGAGGGCCTGGCTGAAGTCCTCACCGGCCTGCTGGAGCAGTACCTGGAACCCGACTCCGAGCACCGCACACGCCGCTGGCGTCGCTGGCTGTCCAAGCCTGTGCTCCGCGAGTTCATTGAGCGGATGGACTACCAGGAGCACGGCGGCGGGTTGATGCTCGGGGTGCTTGGCTCGGTCGTGGTCGGCCACGGCCGTTCTTCGCCCCGCGCCATAATGAACGCGCTCCGCTCCGCCGCCAAAGGGGCCGAGGATAATCTGGTCGAGCACATCCGTCGCCGCTTCGACCAGACCGTCCAGCCCGCATAG
- a CDS encoding YncE family protein, with translation MGSDCRPDRHPTSSNKRAKNLKLRLCAMALATLLVSVGSAQYLEKTVMLPDTLGWLDHPWSLGYDTLNNRVYVGCDSGILAIDGATSRRLACIKTGGRMFAFCYNPQNNKVYSADEAQGKVVVIGGATDSIVATIGVGQTPYALCYNPQNNRVYCASADGDNVTVIDGATNAVVAVVGGVYFPQCLCYNSQNNRVYCASGGGGVVVIDGAADSIIDTVPTGVGALALCYNARNNKIYCAVGYEDNSVTVIDGSTDSVLATVPVGTGPSALCHNPADNKVYCANYYSSTVTVIDGEGDSAIATVGVQFGPHALCYNPENDEVYCANAPDMSYSDTTVSVIDGHSNAVVATVSVGSFPFALIYNPQNNRVYSANEGNYDVSVIDGAADTVLATVNVKDLPTALCYNPQNDKVYGANWYSDNVTIIDGNAETLAATVATGREPTSLCYNAQNDKVYCGNNVTNNVSVIDGAANTVIATVGVGNGPSALCYNPQGNKVYCANAGMVGFRDSTVTVIDGATNSVLATVAAGLNACALCYNPQNDKVYCAGQNDSSVTVISGATNSVIARLVADSLPTALCYNSRNDKVYCANTGGTVTVIDGAADAVLGTIRVGHYPQALCYNATDNKVYCANAAGNSVSVIDGEGDSVITTVPDSTNPLVLCYDAVYDKVYVANGSPSDLPSTVTVVDGATDLIVATVRVGVGPRAFCLNPEQHRVYVANSSSSSISIICTAPPGIEERLGLKVPSPEHMATVVRGVLLLPAATSRKPRAASLLDISGRKVMDLRPGANDVRALAPGVYFVRQASSVRHQASSVTKVVLTE, from the coding sequence ATGGGCAGTGATTGTCGTCCGGACCGCCATCCTACGTCTTCCAACAAGCGGGCCAAGAACCTGAAGCTACGCCTGTGCGCGATGGCGCTGGCGACGTTGCTTGTGTCGGTTGGCTCAGCCCAATACTTGGAAAAGACTGTCATGCTGCCCGACACGCTCGGGTGGCTGGATCACCCGTGGTCGCTCGGCTATGACACCTTGAACAATAGAGTCTATGTCGGATGCGACTCGGGTATTCTGGCGATAGATGGCGCCACGAGCCGGCGCCTGGCTTGCATCAAGACCGGCGGTCGGATGTTTGCTTTCTGCTACAATCCCCAGAACAACAAGGTCTACAGCGCGGACGAAGCGCAGGGCAAGGTGGTTGTGATTGGGGGTGCGACGGATTCTATTGTCGCTACGATAGGGGTCGGGCAAACGCCGTACGCGCTCTGCTACAACCCGCAGAACAACAGGGTCTACTGCGCGAGCGCGGACGGGGACAATGTGACGGTGATAGACGGAGCCACGAACGCGGTCGTAGCCGTCGTTGGCGGCGTATACTTTCCTCAATGCTTGTGCTACAACTCGCAAAACAACAGGGTCTACTGCGCGAGCGGAGGCGGAGGCGTGGTGGTCATCGACGGTGCCGCGGATTCAATCATCGACACAGTGCCCACGGGGGTTGGTGCATTGGCCCTTTGCTACAACGCCAGGAACAACAAGATATACTGCGCGGTCGGCTACGAGGACAACAGTGTCACTGTAATCGACGGATCGACAGATTCGGTCCTCGCCACAGTGCCAGTTGGAACAGGGCCAAGCGCCCTCTGCCACAATCCCGCGGACAACAAGGTCTACTGCGCAAACTACTACAGCAGTACTGTGACGGTGATAGATGGTGAGGGTGATTCGGCCATCGCCACGGTCGGGGTTCAGTTTGGCCCTCACGCCCTCTGCTACAATCCGGAGAACGACGAAGTCTACTGCGCGAACGCCCCAGACATGTCGTACTCGGACACGACCGTATCGGTCATTGACGGTCACAGTAACGCGGTCGTGGCTACCGTGAGTGTGGGCTCCTTCCCTTTCGCTCTGATCTACAACCCGCAGAATAACAGAGTTTACAGCGCGAACGAAGGTAACTACGACGTGTCGGTGATAGACGGCGCGGCGGACACGGTTCTCGCCACGGTCAACGTCAAAGATTTGCCGACTGCCCTCTGCTATAACCCGCAGAACGACAAGGTGTACGGCGCGAATTGGTACAGCGACAACGTCACGATCATTGACGGAAACGCGGAGACGCTTGCCGCGACGGTCGCGACCGGGCGGGAGCCTACATCTCTCTGCTACAACGCGCAGAACGACAAGGTCTATTGCGGGAACAACGTCACCAACAACGTCAGCGTGATCGACGGTGCGGCGAATACGGTCATCGCCACGGTCGGGGTCGGAAACGGACCGTCCGCCCTCTGCTACAATCCGCAGGGCAACAAGGTCTACTGCGCGAACGCCGGGATGGTTGGGTTCCGCGATTCAACCGTGACAGTCATCGACGGCGCTACCAACTCAGTCCTCGCCACGGTAGCGGCCGGACTCAACGCCTGCGCCCTGTGTTACAACCCGCAGAACGACAAGGTCTACTGCGCGGGCCAGAACGACAGCAGCGTTACCGTGATAAGCGGCGCTACGAACTCGGTCATCGCAAGGCTCGTAGCCGACAGCCTCCCGACTGCCCTCTGCTACAACTCCAGGAACGACAAGGTCTACTGCGCGAACACGGGTGGGACCGTGACCGTAATAGACGGGGCGGCGGACGCGGTTCTCGGCACTATCAGGGTCGGGCACTACCCTCAGGCCCTCTGCTACAATGCGACGGACAACAAGGTCTATTGCGCTAACGCAGCAGGTAACAGCGTCAGCGTGATAGATGGAGAAGGAGACTCTGTCATTACGACAGTTCCTGACTCAACAAACCCGCTGGTCCTCTGCTACGATGCAGTGTATGACAAAGTCTACGTCGCGAACGGATCTCCTTCAGACCTCCCTTCAACCGTGACCGTAGTTGACGGTGCAACTGACTTGATCGTCGCGACCGTTAGAGTGGGAGTGGGACCACGTGCGTTCTGCCTCAATCCGGAGCAGCACCGCGTCTATGTGGCAAACTCATCGAGTTCGAGCATCTCGATCATCTGCACGGCGCCACCTGGAATTGAGGAACGCCTGGGTCTGAAAGTGCCAAGCCCTGAGCACATGGCCACGGTCGTTCGCGGCGTACTGCTCCTTCCGGCAGCCACAAGCCGTAAGCCTCGAGCGGCAAGCCTGCTCGACATCAGTGGGCGGAAGGTGATGGACCTGAGGCCCGGGGCGAATGACGTGCGGGCGCTAGCACCGGGCGTGTACTTTGTGCGTCAGGCGTCGAGCGTGAGGCATCAAGCGTCTAGCGTCACCAAGGTCGTTCTGACCGAATAG
- a CDS encoding addiction module protein has protein sequence MTKSTKDVVKEIRALPDTEKLEVVDSILLELDRPDPEIDRVWADEARARLQAYREGRTAHLSYAEVMAKHRRK, from the coding sequence ATGACGAAGAGCACTAAGGACGTAGTAAAAGAGATTAGGGCACTGCCCGACACCGAGAAGTTGGAGGTCGTCGACAGCATTCTGCTGGAACTGGACCGGCCCGACCCCGAAATCGACCGCGTCTGGGCGGATGAGGCCAGGGCGAGATTGCAGGCCTACCGCGAAGGCCGCACGGCCCACCTTTCCTATGCCGAAGTGATGGCCAAACATCGACGCAAGTGA
- a CDS encoding M14 family zinc carboxypeptidase: MVNSSTVVAAFLLFCIQGTFAQTPKHLAVIPLPSHSAVYDLPRWLDITDVTENSATIVATDQELAQLRALGYSPRITVDDYQARLEASLLGYHTYEQVCSTMTALASAYPLICRLETLGFSVQNRAILMMRVTHSPQTEKAEPEFRILGPHHGDEKIGTEITLSFLQYVLSSYDTSPPIHNLLVSTELWVVPIVNVDGFVLNQRENANGIDLNRDYGYRWSGMGNSPSPFSQPETRLIRQHDLDNNISMEFAYHSAASYVNYLWDNHPADPPDSGLIQALAQQYADSTYGSGTTRLTPINGYSWYEVDGSCQDASFGLFGNLAYTIETKQPTAQAQIDSICVANRRALLGMIQAADHGISGLVRDSATGTPLFARISVDSPLRWDCYANTGLGYYHKPLPPGEYTLTAHAQGYLPQTVTGVVVTTGVAANANFNLVPDTSGNVYVEEMVWINNAEPGVTKVMPTTSIFALGAPDGRYFSLGREGDVCLSAGRGRTIRNVQGWDVRVYDGDTVADGYWLYAGNDWTGPWTSLGHANGTHTFDIGVAGLDSARYLRIVCDSTASVSDPKAGLDLDAVSYRTSPAGINSPIAPRPSSLACVYPSPARQVLYVTLPPACRRLEIIDITGRLVKCYPFGTEQTALDYGSKAAAYPSRFRVDLKNIGLRPGIYMARLETATGTWQRKFVVARP; the protein is encoded by the coding sequence ATGGTGAATTCGAGCACGGTCGTGGCTGCGTTCCTGCTCTTCTGCATTCAGGGCACCTTCGCGCAGACCCCGAAGCACTTGGCCGTGATACCGCTGCCGAGCCACTCCGCCGTCTACGACCTGCCGCGCTGGCTCGACATTACCGACGTCACCGAGAATTCGGCGACTATCGTGGCTACCGACCAGGAACTGGCGCAGCTTCGCGCGCTCGGTTACTCACCCAGAATTACCGTTGATGACTACCAGGCCCGGCTCGAGGCCAGCCTGCTCGGGTATCACACCTACGAACAGGTCTGCTCGACCATGACCGCACTCGCCTCAGCCTACCCCCTAATCTGCCGTCTCGAAACGCTCGGTTTCTCCGTGCAGAACCGCGCCATCCTGATGATGCGAGTGACCCACAGCCCGCAGACCGAGAAAGCCGAACCCGAGTTCCGCATCCTTGGCCCGCACCACGGTGACGAGAAGATCGGTACGGAAATCACGCTCTCGTTCCTGCAGTACGTCCTGTCCAGCTACGACACCAGCCCGCCTATCCACAACCTCTTGGTTTCAACCGAGCTCTGGGTCGTTCCGATAGTCAACGTCGATGGCTTCGTGCTGAACCAGCGTGAAAACGCCAACGGCATTGACCTGAACCGTGACTACGGCTATCGCTGGAGCGGAATGGGCAACAGCCCGAGCCCGTTCTCCCAGCCGGAGACGCGCCTCATCCGGCAGCACGACCTCGACAACAACATCAGCATGGAATTCGCCTACCACTCGGCCGCGTCCTACGTCAACTACCTCTGGGACAACCACCCGGCCGACCCGCCCGACTCCGGCCTCATCCAGGCACTCGCCCAGCAGTACGCCGACTCGACCTACGGGTCCGGCACGACCCGGCTCACCCCCATCAACGGTTACTCCTGGTACGAGGTCGACGGTTCCTGCCAGGACGCGAGCTTTGGCCTGTTCGGCAATCTCGCCTACACCATTGAAACCAAGCAACCGACGGCGCAAGCCCAGATTGACTCCATCTGCGTTGCCAACCGCCGGGCACTGCTTGGAATGATACAAGCCGCCGACCACGGCATCTCCGGCCTGGTCCGCGACTCTGCGACCGGGACCCCGCTCTTCGCCCGTATCTCAGTTGACAGCCCGCTCCGCTGGGACTGCTATGCGAATACAGGCCTCGGCTACTACCACAAACCGCTGCCCCCGGGTGAGTACACACTGACCGCGCATGCCCAGGGGTATCTGCCCCAGACCGTCACCGGTGTCGTCGTCACGACAGGCGTAGCGGCAAACGCCAACTTCAACCTTGTCCCGGACACTTCCGGCAACGTCTACGTGGAAGAGATGGTGTGGATCAACAACGCCGAACCGGGCGTGACAAAGGTCATGCCCACGACGTCCATCTTCGCGCTGGGCGCTCCCGACGGTCGCTACTTCTCGCTGGGACGAGAAGGCGATGTCTGCCTGAGCGCCGGGCGCGGCCGGACAATCAGGAACGTACAGGGATGGGACGTCAGGGTCTATGACGGCGACACCGTGGCGGACGGATACTGGCTTTACGCCGGGAACGACTGGACCGGCCCGTGGACCAGCCTCGGCCATGCCAACGGCACCCATACATTCGACATCGGCGTGGCCGGACTCGACTCGGCCCGCTATCTCCGCATCGTCTGCGACTCGACCGCCTCGGTTTCGGACCCGAAAGCCGGCCTCGACCTCGACGCCGTTTCCTACCGCACCTCCCCCGCCGGCATCAATTCGCCCATCGCCCCGCGCCCCTCGTCCCTCGCCTGCGTCTACCCCAGCCCAGCTCGCCAGGTCCTCTACGTCACTCTCCCCCCTGCCTGCCGCCGGCTGGAAATCATTGACATTACGGGCCGCTTGGTAAAATGTTACCCGTTCGGCACGGAGCAGACGGCGCTGGATTACGGCAGCAAGGCTGCCGCCTACCCGAGCCGATTCAGGGTTGACCTGAAGAACATCGGACTCAGGCCCGGCATTTATATGGCCCGGCTTGAGACAGCGACCGGAACGTGGCAGCGCAAATTCGTCGTCGCCCGGCCGTAG
- the mtnA gene encoding S-methyl-5-thioribose-1-phosphate isomerase codes for MREKLPAFLFRAVEFDGSRLRILDQTALPCRTRYLHPTSAVEVAGIIKRLAVRGAPAIGVAAAYGLAVEAKRLPDSRLVSGLRRAAELLIASRPTAVNLKWAVVRVMQSVLVRGFSPDAARSAVLAEARKIEAEEFERSLAMAQHGAKLLRKNAVVLTICNTGALAAPGMGTALGVVFQAHLDGKKPTVYACETRPLLQGSRLTTLELLRAKIPVTLIADSAAASVIDRCDIVLAGADRIAANGDTANKVGTKMLATLARAAHKPFYIVAPISTFDLATPNGGKIVVEERDGEEVRAFAGCRAAPEGVPVFNPAFDVTPARLITGFVTDRGIIKPPYIRAVQRLLAR; via the coding sequence GTGAGGGAGAAGCTCCCCGCTTTCCTCTTCCGCGCGGTCGAATTCGACGGTTCGCGACTTCGCATTCTGGACCAGACCGCCTTGCCTTGTCGCACCCGGTATCTCCATCCAACAAGCGCGGTCGAGGTCGCCGGTATCATCAAGCGGCTGGCTGTGCGCGGCGCGCCGGCCATCGGCGTCGCTGCCGCCTACGGCCTTGCGGTCGAAGCCAAACGGCTGCCGGACAGCAGGCTGGTGTCGGGACTCAGACGAGCGGCAGAACTGCTGATTGCCTCGCGGCCGACCGCAGTCAACCTGAAGTGGGCCGTCGTCCGTGTTATGCAGTCTGTGCTCGTCCGTGGTTTTTCCCCCGACGCCGCCCGCAGCGCAGTGCTCGCTGAAGCGAGAAAGATCGAGGCTGAGGAATTCGAACGCTCCCTCGCAATGGCGCAGCACGGTGCGAAACTGCTCAGGAAGAACGCCGTCGTGCTCACAATCTGCAACACCGGTGCGCTGGCCGCGCCGGGAATGGGCACAGCCCTCGGCGTCGTGTTCCAGGCGCATCTGGACGGCAAGAAACCGACCGTGTACGCCTGTGAGACCAGGCCGCTGCTACAGGGCAGCAGGCTGACAACACTCGAACTGCTGCGGGCCAAGATACCAGTCACGCTGATTGCCGACAGTGCTGCGGCGAGCGTCATAGACCGGTGCGACATAGTGCTGGCCGGCGCGGATCGCATCGCCGCCAATGGCGACACCGCCAACAAGGTCGGTACGAAGATGCTCGCGACGCTGGCGCGGGCGGCACACAAGCCCTTCTACATCGTCGCGCCGATTTCGACCTTCGACCTCGCGACCCCGAACGGCGGTAAGATTGTTGTTGAGGAGAGGGATGGGGAAGAGGTTCGTGCGTTCGCCGGGTGCCGTGCCGCGCCTGAGGGTGTGCCGGTCTTCAACCCGGCCTTTGACGTGACTCCGGCCCGCCTCATCACCGGTTTCGTTACGGACCGCGGCATCATCAAGCCACCTTACATTCGCGCGGTTCAGCGCCTTCTAGCCCGCTAG
- the rpmF gene encoding 50S ribosomal protein L32 → MPLPKRRHSHTRGRKRRTGWKLAAPTIVDCPHCHEPKLPHRVCPHCGYYAGKEVIFVEKEERK, encoded by the coding sequence ATGCCACTACCTAAGAGACGACATTCCCACACCCGTGGACGCAAACGTCGCACCGGCTGGAAGCTGGCCGCTCCGACCATCGTGGACTGCCCGCACTGCCACGAACCGAAGCTGCCGCACCGCGTCTGCCCCCATTGCGGGTACTACGCGGGCAAAGAGGTCATCTTCGTTGAGAAGGAAGAGCGGAAATAG
- a CDS encoding peptidylprolyl isomerase yields the protein MKWFLTIAVAMLVIGCGTSKPAQPAAKPPTPPAQAAQPTPAAAPADTTAAKSATQPQVAGMLKDTLVATKLPDSLFFNIKVKDFGTMKIQMYTKDAPLNVTNVANLGIKGFYNGLTFHRLIPGFMIQGGDPSGNGTGGPGYTVAAEIKKPHTKGAMAMARTGDNVNPGKRSSGSQFYICFQPTPQLDGQYTVIGQLVAGDDVLAKLEQVKTGPMDKPLTPVVMEQVWVTNQ from the coding sequence ATGAAGTGGTTCCTCACAATCGCCGTCGCGATGCTGGTCATCGGCTGCGGCACGTCCAAGCCCGCGCAACCGGCGGCCAAGCCGCCGACACCGCCGGCTCAGGCGGCCCAACCGACTCCGGCAGCCGCGCCGGCCGACACAACCGCAGCTAAGTCCGCAACTCAGCCCCAGGTGGCAGGAATGCTCAAAGATACACTCGTCGCAACCAAGCTCCCCGACAGCCTCTTCTTCAACATCAAGGTCAAGGACTTCGGGACGATGAAGATCCAGATGTACACCAAGGACGCGCCGCTGAATGTCACCAACGTCGCGAACCTCGGCATCAAAGGGTTCTACAACGGCCTGACGTTCCACCGCCTGATTCCGGGCTTCATGATTCAGGGCGGCGACCCGTCCGGCAACGGCACCGGCGGTCCGGGCTACACCGTTGCGGCGGAAATCAAGAAGCCGCACACCAAGGGCGCTATGGCGATGGCTCGCACCGGCGACAACGTGAACCCGGGCAAGCGCTCATCCGGCAGCCAGTTCTACATCTGCTTCCAGCCCACGCCGCAGCTTGACGGCCAGTACACGGTCATCGGCCAGCTCGTTGCGGGTGACGACGTGCTCGCGAAGCTCGAGCAGGTCAAAACCGGCCCCATGGACAAACCGCTCACCCCGGTTGTCATGGAACAGGTCTGGGTCACGAACCAGTAG